The proteins below are encoded in one region of Pectinophora gossypiella chromosome 26, ilPecGoss1.1, whole genome shotgun sequence:
- the LOC126378603 gene encoding protein ERGIC-53 yields the protein MSSLNLNLFIYSVLLCLVRANSQTVHKRFEYKYSFKPPYLAQKDGSVPFWEYGGNAIASGESVRLAPSLRSQKGAIWSKQPVNFDWWEVDIMFKVTGRGRIGADGLAFWYTAARGDYAGEVFGSSDRWTGLGLMFDSFDNDNKHNNPYIMAVLNDGTKVFDHKSDGSQQLTSGCLRDFRNKPFPTRARIEYYMNTLTVYFHNGMTNNEADYELCFRAENVVLPRGGYFGVSAATGGLADDHDVLHLLTSSLHATQQGQGISSDEQARHAAEFAEYQRKLDQQKEDYRKEHPDEVRDKEGEFEDWFESDGQRELRQIFQGQGQIHDVLRDLNKKLDEVIGKQMNSLSMLTAVYGHTQGQPLQPAAPGQAPAQMPGLPIGRHEWDALATNNQILINTVAELKGFIIEVSRKSDSLLAAGGGGGGATPQLITEMRDSLHQVKQTVLGVAQRISAQPQVAPPGGPGAPGCPAVTCVSLWALLLVAALQLAAMLGYSVYKERKEAQAKKFF from the exons ATGTCTTcgctaaatttaaatttatttatttattcagtacTGTTATGTTTAGTGAGAGCCAATAGTCAAACGGTGCATAAACGTTTCGAATACAAATATTCGTTCAAGCCGCCTTATTTGGCGCAAAAAGATGGATCTGTTCCATTCTGGGAGTACGGTGGAA ACGCGATAGCCTCAGGCGAGTCCGTCCGGCTGGCGCCGTCGCTGCGCAGCCAGAAGGGCGCCATATGGAGCAAGCAGCCGGTCAACTTCGACTGGTGGGAGGTGGACATCATGTTCAAGgtcaccggccgcggccgcatCGGCGCCGACGGACTG gCGTTCTGGTAcacggcggcgcgcggcgacTACGCCGGCGAGGTGTTCGGGTCCTCCGACCGCTGGACCGGGCTGGGGCTCATGTTCGACTCGTTCGACAACGACAACAAGCACAACAACCCCTACATCATGGCCGTGCTGAACGACGGCACCAAGGTGTTCGACCACAAGAG TGACGGGTCGCAGCAGCTGACGTCGGGCTGTCTGCGCGACTTCCGCAACAAGCCGTTCCCGACGCGCGCCCGCATCGAGTACTACATGAACACGCTCACCGTCTACTTCCACAACG GCATGACGAACAACGAAGCAGACTACGAGCTGTGCTTCCGCGCTGAAAACGTGGTGCTGCCGCGAGGAGGATACTTCGGCGTGTCGGCGGCCACCGGCGGGCTGGCCGACGACCACGACGTGCTGCATCTACTGACAAGCTCGCTGCACGCCACGCAGCAGGGACAG GGTATCTCCAGCGACGAGCAGGCGCGGCATGCGGCCGAGTTCGCGGAGTACCAGCGCAAGCTTGACCAGCAGAAGGAGGACTACAGGAAGGAACACCCTGACGAG GTGCGCGACAAGGAGGGCGAGTTCGAGGACTGGTTCGAGTCGGACGGCCAGCGCGAGCTGCGGCAGATCTTCCAGGGCCAGGGGCAGATACACGACGTGTTGCGCGACCTGAACAAGAAGCTCGATGAG GTGATCGGCAAACAGATGAACTCTCTGTCGATGTTGACGGCGGTGTACGGCCACACGCAGGGGCAGCCGCTGCAGCCCGCCGCGCCCGGACAGGCGCCTGCGCAG ATGCCGGGGTTGCCCATCGGGCGGCACGAGTGGGACGCGCTCGCCACCAACAACCAGATACTCATCAACACCGTCGCTGAACTCAA AGGCTTCATAATCGAGGTGTCTCGCAAGTCGGACTCCCTgctggcggcgggcggcggcggcggcggcgccaccCCGCAGCTGATCACTGAGATGCGGGACTCGCTGCACCAAGTCAAGCAGACTGTGCTGGGCGTCGCGCAGAG GATATCAGCGCAGCCGCAGGTGGCGCCGCCGGGCGGGCCGGGGGCGCCGGGCTGCCCCGCGGTCACGTGCGTGTCCCTGTGGGCGCTGCTGCTGGTGGCGGCGCTGCAGCTGGCCGCCATGCTGGGGTACTCggtgtacaa AGAAAGAAAAGAAGCTCAAGCGAAGAAGTTCTTCTGA
- the LOC126378602 gene encoding uncharacterized protein LOC126378602 produces MSGTYKSKAELVAIYRLEFYRKQKHWKFCSDVRREQPDNRDKASMKNSLNETYDVDLTDVGEAGDGGEGGDPGGSQSELNKAFVDSGPDEQSPPPESRPNTPQSWLEHDPNQTQDTSPTHPDRIPTPPPYPPPKQLPRDIPEVWPQPVTWESHQYNRDNQDLRDKCPELNRSYTKVDWMDSEKIYPEEMYPEKYSGLKDWQEEWQPQPWAECGATWGEPVWGETGWPEVGGELPELDRGAGGGGEDTWPLMGWDVPGVTDAVWSDDVARELAALAAPLQPPGPADTSADCSPDTSCDSAVVLFTRGAHCAPHSSELDLHAQLDATDAASAPRIA; encoded by the exons ATGTCTGGTACATACAAGTCTAAGGCGGAGCTGGTGGCGATCTACCGGCTTGAGTTCTACCGCAAGCAGAAACACTGGAAGTTTTGCAGTGATGTGCGTCGCGAGCAGCCGGATAACCGGGACAA GGCTTCCATGAAGAACAGCCTCAACGAGACATATGATGTGGATCTGACAGATGTGGGAGAGGCAGGGGACGGCGGGGAGGGAGGAGACCCTGGGGGCTCACAGTCCGAGCTCAACAAGGCTTTCGTAGACAGCGGACCCG ACGAGCAGTCCCCACCCCCTGAATCACGCCCCAACACCCCCCAGAGCTGGCTCGAGCACGACCCCAACCAGACACAGGACACCTCCCCCACCCACCCCGACCGTATCCCCACCCCCCCACCATATCCCCCACCCAAACAACTCCCCAGAGACATACCAGAAGTCTGGCCTCAACCTGTGACCTGGGAGTCCCATCAGTACAATAGAGACAACCAAGACTTAAGAGATAAATGTCCAGAACTCAATCGTAGTTACACGAAGGTGGACTGGATGGATTCTGAAAAGATATATCCTGAGGAAATGTACCCTGAGAAATATTCAGGTCTTAAGGACTGGCAAGAAGAGTGGCAGCCTCAACCATGGGCGGAGTGCGGGGCGACGTGGGGTGAGCCGGTGTGGGGGGAAACGGGGTGGCCGGAGGTTGGGGGGGAGCTTCCCGAGTTGGATCGTGGGGCCGGGGGTGGGGGGGAGGACACGTGGCCGTTGATGGGCTGGGATGTGCCCGGGGTTACTGATGCTGTGTGGTCAGACG ACGTGGCCCGCGAGCTGGCGGCGCTGGCCGCCCCGCTGCAGCCGCCCGGCCCCGCCGACACGTCGGCCGACTGCTCGCCCGACACGTCGTGCGACAGTGCCGTCGTGCTGTTCACGCGCGGCGCTCACTGCGCGCCGCACTCCTCCGAGCTGGACCTGCACGCACAGCTTGATGCTACTGACG cagcgagcgcaccACGCATCGCCTAG